A window of the Gossypium hirsutum isolate 1008001.06 chromosome A03, Gossypium_hirsutum_v2.1, whole genome shotgun sequence genome harbors these coding sequences:
- the LOC121218243 gene encoding uncharacterized protein — protein MESTALNGRIARWQILLLEFDIVYVSQKAIKGSTIVEFLASRALEDYESLSFDFPNEESMYVAVIEEYPWRLNFDGASNAIGNEIGAVLVSPNGDHYPFTCKLDFDCTNNMVEYEACIMGIRVAKERKIRTLEVYGDSVLVIYQLRANKKENIRPIQMSISKVPAHCCNLEEEEKDDHSWYQDILRYVRNREYPEQATKNDKRTLKRLACEYVLDGDILYKRRKDQVLLRCVDAVEARQILEEVHEGSRLKIVDLTFLSYGEASLKLSEYL, from the exons atggagtcaacagccctAAATGGAAGAATAGCAAGATGGCAAATATTGCTTttagaatttgatatagtctatgtgagtcaaaaggctataaaaggaagcacGATAGTAGAATTTCTGGCTagcagagctctagaagattatgagtcGTTGAGCTTTGATTTCCCTAATGAGGAGTCGATGTATGTGGCAGTCATTGAAGAATATCCTTGGAGGCTGAACTTTGACGGTGCATCTAACGCGATAGGAAATgaaattggggcagtcttggtatccccaaatggtgatcATTATCCATTTACATGTAAATTAGATTTTGACTGTACAAACAACATGGTcgaatatgaagcatgcattaTGGGGATTCGAGTAGCCAAAGAGCGGAAAATCAGAACcttggaagtatatggagactctgtGTTGGTAATATACCAGCTTaggg caaataaaaaagagAATATTAGACCAATTCAGATGAGTATTTCCAAGGTTCCAGCTCATTGCTGTAACCTTGAAGAGGAGGAAAAGGATGATCAttcttggtatcaagatatattacgatatgtgagaaATCGTGAATATCCTGAGCAGGCAACTAAAAATGACAAAAGAACTTTGAAAAGGTTAGCTTGCGAATATGTACTAGATGGAGACATCctttataaaagaaggaaagatcagGTACTTTTGAGGTGTgtcgatgctgtggaagctaGACAAATCCTGGAAGAAGTACATGAAG gaagcaggttgaagatagtaGATTTGACATTCCTGAGTTATGGTGAAGCAAGTTTGAAGCTATCAGAATACCTTTGA